Genomic DNA from Halomonas sp. BDJS001:
GTTGAACTCAATGGGGCTAAAGCAGTGATGACTTATTCGAAAGCAGGTGATTCGATGATTATCATTGATAGTACTGAAGTGCCTGATGCTATGCGCGGACAAAAAGTGGGTTTTGCGTTAGTCGCAAAAGCAGTGGAAGACGTTCGCTCCTCGGGCAAAAAAATCATGCCGTTATGTCCATTTGCAAAGGCACAGTTTGCGCGACACTCAGAGTGGCACGATGTGCTTTTGTAAGCTGCTTACCACATGTTCCTATCTTTCACTTCTGGAGAAAACCTATGAGTTGGATGCCTGATTTAGAGCCAAAGTGCCCATCCGCCGGCAGTTTGAATGATATAGAGACACTGATTGTTCCCCGCGCTCGGGATTTGGGTGGTTTTGAAGTGCGCCGTGCACTGCCTGCCCCGAAGCGGCAGATGGTGGGGCCATTCATTTTTTTTGATCAGATGGGGCCCGTTGAATTTCTTAAGGATGAAGGCATTGATGTTCGCCCACATCCCCATATTGGGCTTGCCACTGTTACGTATCTATACCAAGGGGAGTTCCAGCACCGCGATAGCCTGGGCACCAACCAAATGATTCATCCTGGCGCGGTTAATTGGATGGTGGCGGGCAATGGAGTCACCCATTCGGAGCGCACCAGTGCTATCACTCGTCAGAACAAGCACTCGGTGTTGGGGATACAGACGTGGGTAGCGCTTCCCGAAGCTTACGAAGACCAGCCTGCCAGCTTCGAACATCATGCCGAGGAGACGCTGCCAGTGTTGGAGGGAGAGGGTAAGGAAGTGCGTTTGATCCTGGGCACGGCCTGGGGAGAGCGGGCCCCGGTAAAGACCTTCTCTGAAATGTTCTATGCGGATGCGATACTGCAGCCAGGGGCAAAACTACCCTTGCCGGATAATCATGAGGATCGTGGCATTTATGTCA
This window encodes:
- a CDS encoding GNAT family N-acetyltransferase, yielding MSDVSKASFTIEHETSDTKGRYLVELNGAKAVMTYSKAGDSMIIIDSTEVPDAMRGQKVGFALVAKAVEDVRSSGKKIMPLCPFAKAQFARHSEWHDVLL
- a CDS encoding pirin family protein — protein: MSWMPDLEPKCPSAGSLNDIETLIVPRARDLGGFEVRRALPAPKRQMVGPFIFFDQMGPVEFLKDEGIDVRPHPHIGLATVTYLYQGEFQHRDSLGTNQMIHPGAVNWMVAGNGVTHSERTSAITRQNKHSVLGIQTWVALPEAYEDQPASFEHHAEETLPVLEGEGKEVRLILGTAWGERAPVKTFSEMFYADAILQPGAKLPLPDNHEDRGIYVMSGSVIIAGETFEAGRMMVFRPGDPITVVAGETGTRLMLLGGETLNGPRYISWNFVASSQEKLEAAKQAWIEGDFEHGRFRLPPGDDAEFIPFPGQPGK